One region of Eupeodes corollae chromosome 1, idEupCoro1.1, whole genome shotgun sequence genomic DNA includes:
- the LOC129954176 gene encoding myosin regulatory light chain 2: MADEKKKVKKKKTKEEGGTSETASEAASEAATPAPAATPAPASTTGSKRASGGSRGSRKSKRAGSSVFSVFSQKQIAEFKEAFQLMDADKDGIIGKNDLRAAFDSVGKIANDKELDAMLSEASGPINFTQLLSLFANRMAQSGANDEDEVVIAAFKTFDNDGLIDGDKFREMLMNFGDKFTMKEVDDAYDQMVIDDKNMIDTAALISMLTGKEEDEEGEEGA, translated from the exons gcCGATGAGAAGAAGAAggttaagaagaagaagacaaaaGAAGAAGGTGGCACCTCAGAGACCGCTTCTGAGGCTGCATCTGAGGCAGCAACCCCTGCACCAGCTGCAACTCCAGCACCTGCTTCGACCACTGGCTCAAAGAGGGCGTCAGGTGGATCCCGTGGATCTAGGAAGTCAAAGCGCGCTGGTTCAAGTGTGTTCTCTGTGTTCTCACAGAAACAAATCGCTGAATTCAAGGAa GCTTTCCAACTAATGGATGCTGACAAAGATGGTATCATCGGTAAGAACGATTTGCGTGCTGCTTTCGATTCCGTTGGTAAAATCGCCAACGACAAGGAATTAGATGCTATGTTATCCGAAGCATCTGGCCCAATTAACTTCACCCAATTGTTGTCGTTGTTCGCCAACCGTATGGCCCAATCTGGTGCCAACGATGAAGATGAAGTTGTAATTGCTGCCTTCAAAACATTCGATAACGATGGTCTCATCGATGGTGATAAATTCCGCGAAATGCTCATGAATTTCGGTGATAAATTCACAATGAAGGAAGTCGACGATGCCTACGATCAAATGGTTATCGATGATAAGAACATGATCGACACAGCTGCCCTCATCTCCATGCTTACCGGCAAGGAAGAGGATGAAGAAGGCGAGGAAGGTGCATAA